The following proteins come from a genomic window of Natrinema saccharevitans:
- a CDS encoding DUF5820 family protein: MSDSAADDGGIDSRLPEAWQVWSRGEDGRLVLAYRPDVFDAADFPAACLPTLYLTHGKRTRRPGVHPGDTADTADWFVTLYLEPDVSLDETLRYPTREAALEKTIELARRFDDGEIDYRDLYQVPREEYFERLDDLTGDGGGD, encoded by the coding sequence ATGTCGGATTCGGCCGCTGACGACGGGGGTATCGACTCGCGACTCCCCGAGGCCTGGCAGGTCTGGAGTCGGGGCGAGGACGGCCGGCTCGTCCTGGCGTACCGACCGGACGTCTTCGACGCCGCGGACTTTCCCGCGGCGTGTCTGCCGACGCTGTATCTCACCCACGGCAAGCGAACCCGACGGCCCGGCGTTCACCCCGGCGACACCGCCGACACCGCGGACTGGTTCGTCACGCTCTATCTCGAGCCCGACGTCTCGCTGGACGAGACGCTGCGGTACCCGACCCGGGAAGCCGCCCTCGAGAAAACGATCGAACTCGCCCGGCGGTTCGACGACGGCGAGATCGACTACCGCGACCTGTATCAGGTTCCCCGCGAGGAGTACTTCGAGCGACTCGACGACCTCACCGGCGACGGGGGCGGAGACTGA
- a CDS encoding UPF0179 family protein — MSTVTLVGSRLTEPGTEFIYEGEADACAGCPYRSQCLNLSPGTKYQITSIRENAQTLECAMHDGGVRAVEVEPVSVRANITTKGAFAGSKTSLPGPCPYVECPSHEYCDPDGVSFDEEYRIAEIVGEPPHEVCHLDRSLELVELETNE; from the coding sequence ATGTCGACCGTTACGCTCGTCGGGTCCCGGCTGACCGAGCCGGGGACCGAGTTCATCTACGAGGGCGAAGCCGACGCCTGTGCCGGTTGTCCGTACCGGAGTCAATGTCTCAATCTCTCACCCGGGACCAAGTACCAGATCACGTCGATCCGCGAGAACGCCCAGACGCTCGAGTGTGCCATGCACGACGGCGGGGTTCGGGCGGTCGAGGTCGAGCCGGTCTCCGTGCGCGCGAACATCACGACGAAGGGCGCCTTCGCCGGCAGCAAGACCAGCCTCCCCGGCCCCTGTCCCTACGTCGAGTGTCCGAGCCACGAGTACTGCGACCCCGACGGCGTCTCGTTCGACGAGGAGTACCGCATCGCCGAGATCGTCGGCGAGCCGCCACACGAGGTCTGTCACCTCGATCGGTCGCTCGAGCTGGTCGAACTCGAGACCAACGAGTGA
- a CDS encoding winged helix-turn-helix transcriptional regulator — MASQRPETREEDDSACPVIASLEQIGSQWRLAVLHELLDGEQRFNELKRSTGANARTLSRVLDDLGEMGFVERRIEEDAPVATFYSLTDKGESLEPVFSEIECWAGSWLEESALEA, encoded by the coding sequence ATGGCATCTCAACGACCTGAAACCCGCGAAGAGGACGATAGCGCCTGTCCCGTGATCGCCTCCCTCGAGCAGATCGGCTCCCAGTGGCGACTGGCGGTACTCCACGAGCTACTGGACGGCGAACAGCGCTTCAACGAACTCAAGCGCTCGACGGGCGCGAACGCCCGCACCCTCTCGCGGGTCCTCGACGATCTGGGGGAGATGGGCTTCGTCGAACGACGCATCGAAGAGGACGCCCCCGTCGCCACCTTCTACAGCCTCACCGACAAGGGCGAGTCCCTCGAGCCGGTCTTCAGCGAGATCGAGTGCTGGGCGGGCAGCTGGCTCGAGGAGAGCGCGCTCGAGGCGTAG
- a CDS encoding ribbon-helix-helix domain-containing protein — protein sequence MSNADTGAGDNGPNTVQINLRLSEAFLEDIDTTWKEQGFNSRSEFLRYAARDAVKHPEFSREGWKQIAASEHELRSGSAELVSREDVVEMMGRDEDAE from the coding sequence ATGTCGAACGCTGATACCGGGGCCGGGGATAACGGGCCGAACACGGTGCAGATCAATCTCCGGCTGAGCGAGGCGTTCCTCGAGGACATCGATACGACGTGGAAAGAACAGGGATTCAACTCTCGGAGCGAGTTCCTTCGGTATGCGGCTCGCGATGCGGTGAAACACCCCGAGTTCTCACGGGAAGGGTGGAAACAGATCGCGGCGAGCGAACACGAACTTCGGTCGGGAAGCGCGGAGTTAGTTTCTCGAGAGGACGTCGTAGAAATGATGGGGCGGGACGAGGATGCCGAGTAA
- a CDS encoding SRPBCC family protein, whose product MTRVRTATTPDGRRLEVSHVLSVPAAEAWDVLVDTTRWPEWSPLVNGVEATDRRLRPDTRGRLRVPGAWVPFRITSRTERRWTWRVTGIPAAGHRVDDLGERRCRIAFELPVHAAGTVPVYLRALENLETLLEDERTAH is encoded by the coding sequence ATGACTCGAGTCCGAACCGCGACGACGCCGGACGGCCGCCGCCTCGAGGTGTCACACGTCCTCTCGGTCCCCGCGGCCGAGGCCTGGGACGTCCTCGTCGACACGACCCGCTGGCCGGAGTGGTCGCCGCTGGTCAACGGCGTCGAGGCGACCGACCGGCGACTCCGCCCCGACACGAGGGGACGGCTCCGCGTGCCGGGCGCGTGGGTACCGTTTCGAATCACGTCGCGTACGGAACGGCGCTGGACCTGGCGCGTGACCGGGATTCCCGCCGCCGGACACCGCGTCGATGACCTCGGCGAACGGCGGTGTCGGATCGCGTTCGAACTCCCCGTCCACGCCGCGGGGACGGTTCCCGTCTATCTGCGGGCGCTGGAGAACCTCGAGACGCTGCTCGAGGACGAACGGACCGCTCACTAG
- a CDS encoding ABC transporter ATP-binding protein, translating to MAILEVDDLRKEYGGFVAVEGSSFDIERGEVFGVVGPNGAGKTTTLKMLAGLIEPTAGTAVVAGHTPGEREMQRRLGFLPEESPLYEEMTAVGYLEFFADLYDVPADAAAERIHDTLDRLDLEHRERRIGNMSKGMQRKVAIARALVNDPDVLIFDEPASGLDPLTTNYIIEFTRELSDEGKTIVFSAHNLFHVESICDRLIIMNDGRIVARGTLEAIREAHGGTEYHVYATADGSDGPAAADSPIAATEENGQVRHVVPDMAAVEAVREAVEAGGGRVTDIQTKTPSLEEIFLEVASEPEETEA from the coding sequence ATGGCGATACTCGAAGTGGACGACCTCCGGAAGGAGTACGGCGGCTTCGTCGCCGTCGAGGGCAGTTCCTTCGACATCGAACGCGGCGAGGTCTTCGGCGTCGTCGGTCCCAACGGCGCGGGCAAGACGACGACGCTGAAGATGCTGGCCGGGCTGATCGAACCCACGGCCGGCACCGCCGTCGTCGCCGGCCACACCCCGGGTGAGCGCGAGATGCAGCGCCGACTCGGCTTCCTCCCCGAGGAGTCCCCGCTCTACGAGGAGATGACCGCCGTCGGCTACCTCGAGTTCTTCGCGGACCTCTACGACGTGCCCGCGGACGCGGCCGCCGAGCGGATCCACGACACGCTGGACCGGCTCGATCTCGAACACCGGGAGCGACGGATCGGCAACATGTCCAAGGGGATGCAGCGGAAGGTCGCGATCGCTCGCGCCCTCGTGAACGACCCCGACGTGTTGATCTTCGACGAGCCCGCCTCGGGACTGGACCCGCTGACGACCAACTACATCATCGAGTTCACTCGGGAGCTAAGCGACGAGGGGAAGACGATCGTCTTCAGCGCGCACAACCTCTTTCACGTCGAGAGCATCTGCGACCGGCTCATCATCATGAACGACGGCCGGATCGTCGCCCGCGGTACGCTCGAGGCGATCCGCGAGGCCCACGGCGGTACCGAGTACCACGTCTACGCGACGGCCGACGGTAGCGACGGGCCGGCGGCCGCCGACTCGCCGATCGCGGCCACCGAGGAGAACGGCCAGGTCCGCCACGTCGTCCCCGACATGGCCGCCGTCGAGGCCGTTCGCGAGGCCGTCGAGGCCGGCGGCGGCCGCGTGACCGACATCCAGACGAAGACCCCGAGCCTCGAGGAGATCTTCCTCGAGGTGGCCAGCGAACCGGAGGAGACGGAGGCGTGA
- a CDS encoding PrsW family glutamic-type intramembrane protease: MSDGRHALVERLGRLRESIARTGRIARWEVTSSAGTVDRKTAVALVVLVLAAGTAGLSVADEGLGLEREIYVVGVAEDSRYHDVAVGSEQFRPVPLGDVVAESGDGNADTIALREDATVDVVVTRDGRIAHDGPNGEAAYDGFRSAVETYNANLMDRESDRAAAYPVLVSLEYQDRDLGGTTAGGTSGDGDGTADGTNGDGGGSDGGGNDSDGDEPATDDVDGGTEGGSDDRLQVPNVGGDSGASSAPGTPGSLAPPFPFDSLVLAFLFVVPMNFVIQAYGSTIMDERVNRRGELLLVSPASSREIVVGKTLPYLLGLVGIVVAITVGVRGSQLAVAAAVPIALLFLAASFTGAMFARSFKELTFVTVTISVFLTTYTFVPAIFTDSNPIALISPLTLIVMDLQNESVRLGEYLFSTGPFYLSAAVLFLLGVGVYREEDMFAQKPIPAKVLDAVANRLRGRRSVALLSILFIPFVFVGQLLSVALLFAVPETVAIPAMVVAAAAIEELAKSVGVYAGFARSRFDATLRTAVVLGAFSGTGFFLGEKVTHVVQFVGLPDLPVGTAAFGPAVSSDPLLLAVVFLAPLALHVVAAVPSAVGASRGRTGYAVGFLAATLVHVAYNLGVLTLVA; this comes from the coding sequence GTGAGCGACGGCCGCCACGCGCTCGTCGAGCGACTCGGACGGCTCCGCGAATCCATCGCACGCACGGGCCGGATCGCCCGCTGGGAGGTCACCTCCAGCGCGGGTACCGTCGACCGGAAGACGGCGGTCGCGCTCGTCGTGTTGGTCCTCGCGGCCGGGACCGCCGGCCTCTCGGTCGCCGACGAGGGGCTGGGCCTCGAGCGCGAGATCTACGTCGTCGGCGTCGCCGAGGACAGTCGGTACCACGACGTCGCGGTCGGGAGCGAGCAGTTCCGCCCGGTTCCACTGGGAGACGTCGTGGCCGAATCCGGTGATGGGAACGCCGACACTATCGCGCTTCGGGAGGACGCGACCGTCGACGTGGTGGTGACCAGAGATGGTCGGATCGCCCACGACGGCCCGAACGGCGAGGCGGCCTACGACGGGTTCCGGAGCGCCGTGGAGACGTACAACGCGAACCTGATGGATCGGGAGTCGGACCGGGCGGCGGCCTACCCGGTCCTCGTCTCCCTCGAGTATCAGGACCGCGACCTCGGCGGGACGACCGCGGGCGGGACGAGCGGTGACGGGGACGGAACCGCCGACGGGACGAACGGGGATGGCGGCGGATCCGACGGCGGCGGGAACGACAGCGACGGGGACGAGCCCGCGACCGACGACGTCGACGGCGGTACGGAAGGCGGCAGCGACGACCGCCTACAGGTGCCAAACGTCGGCGGCGATTCGGGAGCCTCGAGCGCGCCGGGGACGCCAGGCTCGCTCGCGCCGCCGTTCCCCTTCGACTCGCTCGTGCTCGCTTTCCTGTTCGTCGTGCCGATGAACTTCGTAATTCAGGCCTACGGGAGTACGATCATGGACGAGCGGGTCAACCGCCGCGGCGAACTCCTCCTGGTATCGCCGGCCTCGAGCCGCGAGATCGTCGTGGGCAAGACACTGCCGTATCTGCTCGGACTCGTCGGGATCGTCGTCGCGATCACGGTCGGTGTCCGCGGGAGCCAGCTCGCGGTCGCCGCGGCCGTCCCGATCGCCCTGCTTTTCCTGGCGGCGTCGTTTACCGGCGCGATGTTCGCCCGCTCGTTCAAGGAACTCACGTTCGTGACGGTCACGATAAGCGTCTTCCTGACGACGTACACGTTCGTGCCGGCGATCTTCACCGACTCGAACCCGATCGCGCTGATCTCTCCGCTGACGCTGATCGTGATGGACTTACAGAACGAGTCGGTTCGGCTCGGCGAGTATCTGTTCTCGACGGGACCGTTCTACCTGAGTGCGGCGGTGCTGTTCCTGCTCGGGGTCGGCGTCTACCGCGAGGAGGACATGTTCGCCCAGAAGCCGATCCCGGCGAAGGTTCTCGACGCGGTCGCGAACCGACTCCGCGGCCGCCGGAGCGTCGCCTTGCTGTCGATCCTCTTTATCCCCTTCGTCTTCGTCGGCCAACTCCTCTCGGTCGCGCTGCTGTTTGCCGTCCCCGAGACCGTCGCGATACCGGCCATGGTTGTTGCCGCCGCGGCGATCGAGGAACTCGCCAAGAGCGTCGGCGTCTACGCCGGCTTCGCCCGCTCGCGGTTCGACGCCACCCTGCGTACCGCCGTCGTCCTCGGTGCGTTCTCGGGGACCGGCTTCTTCCTCGGCGAGAAGGTCACGCACGTCGTCCAGTTCGTCGGCCTCCCGGACCTGCCGGTCGGGACGGCCGCCTTCGGCCCGGCCGTCTCGAGCGACCCGCTGCTGCTCGCGGTCGTGTTCCTCGCGCCGCTCGCCCTGCACGTCGTGGCGGCGGTCCCCTCGGCCGTCGGGGCCAGCCGCGGGCGGACGGGCTACGCCGTCGGCTTCCTCGCGGCGACGCTCGTTCACGTCGCGTACAACCTGGGGGTGTTGACCCTTGTCGCGTGA
- a CDS encoding ABC transporter permease has translation MSRDDDSGRDRDADPRGPNPPTRADDGVDTGSSRRARWAIARRELASLRSEKTIILALAIQLFIAAFSSFLVVGLVSLYDPGAVDGYEMDVAVTGDDTETLLSVANDRDGVTAQRFDDRGTAYEAFDSGSVSAVLDANRNDDGRLSVRVTAPEEGIRTTLLVVQLRDTLQQVERVERQRNADAGRLERSPVPVPSEIEASPYVGFTYTILVPLLCFLPVFISGSIAVDSLIEERQRGTLELLRVAPPSLAEVIDAKLLAIAALAPLQAIAWLALLAVNGTAIAGPVALVVLVAALSLLVVTGGVAVALWAPDRRQAQLLYSMATVGALVVATVLPEHPANTVAKFAIGNPTTTTWGLLAGYCLLAIAAFVALQRGVGRLEPESL, from the coding sequence TTGTCGCGTGACGACGATTCCGGTCGGGACCGGGACGCGGACCCGCGCGGCCCGAACCCGCCGACGCGGGCCGACGATGGGGTCGACACCGGCTCGAGCCGGCGGGCCCGGTGGGCGATCGCCCGTCGCGAACTGGCCTCGCTGCGCTCCGAGAAGACGATTATCCTGGCGCTGGCGATTCAACTGTTCATTGCGGCCTTTTCGTCGTTTCTGGTCGTCGGACTCGTCTCGCTGTACGATCCCGGTGCCGTCGACGGCTACGAAATGGACGTCGCGGTCACCGGCGACGACACCGAGACGCTGCTGTCGGTCGCGAACGACCGCGACGGCGTCACCGCCCAGCGGTTCGACGACCGCGGGACGGCCTACGAGGCGTTCGACTCCGGCTCGGTTTCGGCCGTTCTCGACGCCAACAGGAACGACGACGGCCGGCTCAGCGTCAGGGTGACGGCCCCGGAGGAGGGGATTCGGACGACCCTGCTCGTGGTCCAGTTGCGGGACACCCTCCAGCAGGTCGAACGCGTCGAGCGCCAGCGAAACGCCGACGCCGGCCGCCTCGAGCGCTCGCCGGTCCCCGTGCCGAGCGAGATCGAGGCCAGCCCGTACGTCGGCTTTACCTACACGATCCTGGTGCCGCTGCTTTGCTTCCTGCCGGTGTTCATCAGCGGCTCGATCGCCGTCGACTCGCTGATCGAGGAGCGCCAGCGGGGCACCCTCGAGTTGCTCCGGGTCGCGCCGCCGTCGCTCGCCGAGGTGATCGACGCGAAACTCCTCGCGATCGCGGCGCTGGCACCGCTGCAGGCGATCGCCTGGCTGGCGTTGCTCGCCGTCAACGGGACGGCGATCGCCGGCCCCGTCGCGCTCGTCGTGCTGGTCGCCGCGCTGTCCCTGCTCGTGGTGACCGGCGGCGTCGCGGTCGCGCTGTGGGCACCCGACAGGCGGCAGGCGCAACTGCTCTACTCCATGGCCACCGTCGGCGCGCTGGTCGTCGCGACGGTCCTCCCGGAACACCCCGCAAACACCGTCGCGAAGTTCGCGATCGGCAATCCGACGACGACCACGTGGGGGCTGCTCGCCGGCTACTGCCTGCTCGCGATCGCCGCGTTCGTGGCGCTGCAACGCGGCGTCGGCCGCCTCGAGCCGGAGTCGCTCTGA
- a CDS encoding formate/nitrite transporter family protein, with protein MSDSNPPDRQRPNREPPGRGQRTDDSSEQEQVRRAVERSRSGAPAVGAVVRDRFSSDEIFQRIVAAADEEVTSGGRELFFSGLAAGFSITITFLLYATLTASTDGHPILSKLLYPLGFIYIIIGGYQLYTENTVPPVTLALERLASIPALLRHWSIVLAGNFAGGALGALALSYGGVFDDDSAAAAMDLARHGVETPWWTLFSKAAFAGLIVAGVVWIVYASQDTISRLVVVYMAFLAIPLGDLFHVVVSFTEMLYMVFAGELAVLVGMTDFVLPVLLGNTIGGIVLVTVVNYFQTSEHRLESARFEGADRQLSIREWLFGSYVGRSYVPLIDTAEAHASENGDYRILVPIANPRTESTIVDLACRLASGHENATVHAVHIVQMPGRSSMRYGAGQTERIVSESENRMETVRQRAASYDVDFETSTVVSHRSFEDVFDTAERERADLVVLGWGDDRPWGQGRAEGRMDELTSNLPCDFLILKDRDLDASRILLPTAGGPDSDLSAEVARTLRDQSDAEITLQHVVAGPEDRERGEEFLAEWAADRDLEDAEFVVDDSGDVERAICRQAGDHTLVLIGATEEGVISRLMSDSLHMDVVNEVDSSVLLAERPSDRTVIQRLFGHW; from the coding sequence ATGAGTGATTCGAACCCTCCCGATCGGCAACGGCCGAACCGAGAGCCGCCCGGCAGGGGACAGAGGACCGACGACTCGTCGGAGCAAGAGCAGGTCCGCCGGGCGGTCGAACGGTCCAGAAGTGGGGCTCCGGCCGTCGGTGCGGTCGTGCGCGACCGGTTCTCCTCCGACGAGATCTTCCAGCGGATCGTCGCGGCCGCCGACGAGGAGGTCACCTCGGGGGGGCGGGAACTGTTCTTCAGCGGCCTCGCGGCCGGCTTCTCCATCACGATCACGTTCCTGCTGTATGCCACGCTGACGGCGTCGACCGACGGCCATCCGATACTGAGCAAACTGTTGTATCCGCTCGGCTTTATCTACATCATCATCGGCGGCTACCAGCTCTACACGGAGAACACAGTGCCGCCGGTCACGTTGGCCCTCGAGCGACTGGCCAGCATCCCCGCCTTGCTTCGCCACTGGTCGATCGTCCTCGCGGGCAACTTCGCCGGCGGCGCGCTCGGCGCGCTCGCGCTCTCCTACGGCGGCGTCTTCGACGACGATTCGGCAGCCGCGGCGATGGACCTCGCGCGACACGGCGTCGAGACGCCGTGGTGGACGCTGTTCTCGAAGGCGGCCTTCGCTGGCCTGATCGTCGCCGGCGTCGTCTGGATCGTCTACGCCTCTCAGGATACGATCTCGCGGCTTGTCGTCGTCTACATGGCCTTCCTCGCGATCCCGCTTGGCGACCTGTTCCACGTCGTCGTCTCCTTTACCGAGATGCTGTACATGGTCTTCGCCGGCGAACTGGCCGTTCTCGTCGGCATGACCGACTTCGTTCTCCCGGTCCTACTCGGGAATACCATCGGCGGGATCGTCCTCGTCACCGTCGTCAACTACTTCCAGACCAGCGAACACCGCCTCGAGTCGGCCCGATTCGAGGGGGCCGACCGCCAACTCTCGATCCGGGAGTGGCTGTTCGGCAGCTACGTCGGTCGCTCGTACGTGCCGCTGATCGACACCGCGGAGGCCCACGCGAGCGAGAACGGCGATTATCGGATCCTCGTGCCGATCGCCAACCCCCGAACGGAGTCGACGATCGTCGATCTGGCCTGTCGGCTGGCCAGCGGGCACGAGAACGCGACGGTCCACGCCGTCCACATCGTCCAGATGCCGGGTCGGTCGTCGATGCGGTACGGCGCGGGACAGACCGAACGGATCGTCTCCGAGTCCGAGAACCGCATGGAGACCGTCCGGCAGCGCGCGGCCTCCTACGACGTCGACTTCGAGACGTCGACGGTCGTCTCGCATCGCTCGTTCGAGGACGTCTTCGACACCGCGGAACGGGAACGGGCCGACCTCGTCGTACTCGGCTGGGGCGACGACCGGCCGTGGGGTCAGGGTCGCGCCGAGGGCCGGATGGACGAACTGACCAGCAACCTCCCCTGTGACTTCCTCATCCTCAAGGATCGGGACCTAGACGCCTCCCGGATCCTGCTCCCGACCGCCGGCGGCCCGGACTCGGATCTGAGCGCCGAAGTCGCGCGGACGCTCCGGGACCAATCCGATGCCGAGATCACGCTGCAACACGTCGTCGCCGGCCCCGAGGACCGGGAGCGCGGCGAGGAGTTCCTCGCCGAGTGGGCCGCCGACCGCGACCTCGAGGACGCCGAGTTCGTCGTCGACGACTCCGGCGACGTCGAACGCGCGATCTGCCGACAGGCCGGCGATCACACGCTCGTCCTCATCGGCGCGACCGAGGAGGGCGTGATCTCGCGGCTGATGAGCGACTCGCTGCACATGGACGTCGTCAACGAGGTCGACAGCTCGGTCCTGTTGGCCGAACGGCCCAGCGACCGCACTGTCATCCAGCGGCTGTTCGGGCACTGGTAG
- a CDS encoding aldo/keto reductase, whose translation MEYTTLGSTGMQVSRICLGCMSFGSSDWREWVLEDEASKEIIDRAIDLGINFFDTANMYSRGESERILGEALEGRRDEAVVATKGFFRMREDDPNSGGLSRKAIEQELAASRERLGMDTIDLYQPHRWDYDTPVETTLRALDDAVRRGHVRYIGASSMWAHQFAESLRTSDRLGIERFQTMQNHYNLVYREEEREMLPLCQKEDVGVVPWSPMARGYLTRPHEEIDATARGETEEYLYEHPYREGGGREINERVAEVAADRGATMAQIALAWLLHKDWVDAPIVGTTSVEHLEQAVEALEIDLSESELAYLEEPYEPVPVSGHA comes from the coding sequence ATGGAGTACACCACCCTCGGGTCGACCGGCATGCAGGTCAGCCGCATCTGTCTGGGCTGTATGAGCTTCGGCTCGAGCGACTGGCGCGAGTGGGTCCTCGAAGACGAGGCGAGCAAGGAGATCATCGACCGGGCGATCGATCTGGGGATCAACTTCTTCGACACCGCGAACATGTACTCGCGGGGCGAGTCCGAGCGGATCCTCGGCGAGGCCCTCGAGGGTCGTCGCGACGAGGCGGTCGTCGCCACGAAGGGGTTCTTCCGCATGCGCGAGGACGACCCGAACTCGGGCGGGCTCTCGCGGAAGGCGATCGAACAGGAGCTGGCGGCCAGCCGCGAGCGCCTCGGCATGGATACCATCGACCTCTATCAGCCCCACCGCTGGGATTACGACACGCCCGTCGAGACGACCCTGCGGGCGCTCGACGACGCCGTCCGTCGGGGCCACGTCCGCTATATCGGGGCCTCCTCGATGTGGGCCCACCAGTTCGCCGAGTCCCTACGGACGAGCGATCGGCTCGGCATCGAGCGATTCCAGACGATGCAGAACCACTACAACCTCGTCTACCGCGAGGAAGAGCGGGAGATGCTACCCCTCTGCCAGAAGGAAGACGTCGGGGTGGTTCCGTGGTCGCCGATGGCGCGGGGCTATCTCACCCGGCCCCACGAAGAGATCGACGCGACGGCCCGCGGCGAGACCGAGGAGTATCTGTACGAACACCCCTACCGCGAGGGCGGCGGCCGCGAGATCAACGAGCGCGTCGCCGAGGTCGCCGCCGACAGGGGCGCGACGATGGCCCAGATCGCCCTCGCGTGGCTGCTCCACAAGGACTGGGTCGACGCGCCGATCGTCGGCACCACCAGCGTCGAACACCTGGAGCAGGCGGTCGAAGCCCTCGAGATCGACCTCTCGGAGTCGGAGCTGGCGTACCTCGAGGAGCCGTACGAGCCGGTGCCGGTGTCGGGCCACGCCTGA
- a CDS encoding universal stress protein, with amino-acid sequence MYDSVLVPTDGSDHAARVARHALGLARWFDATVHVLSVVDVSATGGVFDAGGVSPAFVERLEDDAADAIERIESMADDDRVRSAVLKGSPAPTILEYAGDHDIDLIAMGTHGRTGVSRYVTGSVTERVVRQSDVPVMTARVTDRSEWTGGYDEILLPTDGSEAAAAAIDHALAIATRTDARVHVVSVVDVTTVAGRPTILAPNDILAKFESDAETAVETVAAAVRDAGLDVVTHVRKEIPSQGLLEYVDDHDIDLVAMGTHGRTGVDRVLLGSTTERFVRRAPVPVLAVGPDADGGSN; translated from the coding sequence ATGTACGATTCCGTTCTCGTTCCGACCGACGGAAGCGATCACGCCGCCCGAGTCGCCCGTCACGCACTGGGGCTCGCGCGGTGGTTCGACGCGACGGTCCACGTCCTCAGCGTCGTCGACGTGAGCGCTACGGGCGGCGTCTTCGACGCCGGCGGCGTCAGTCCGGCGTTCGTCGAGCGCCTCGAGGACGACGCGGCCGACGCGATCGAGCGGATCGAATCGATGGCCGACGACGATCGGGTTCGGTCGGCGGTCCTGAAGGGCAGTCCGGCACCGACGATCCTCGAGTACGCCGGGGACCACGATATCGACCTCATCGCGATGGGGACCCACGGCCGAACGGGCGTGAGCCGCTACGTCACCGGCAGCGTCACCGAACGCGTCGTCCGCCAGTCGGACGTGCCGGTGATGACCGCCCGCGTGACCGACCGAAGCGAGTGGACCGGTGGCTACGACGAGATACTGTTACCGACCGACGGCAGCGAGGCGGCTGCCGCCGCGATCGACCACGCGCTCGCGATCGCGACGCGGACGGACGCCCGCGTTCACGTCGTCAGCGTCGTCGACGTCACCACCGTCGCGGGCAGGCCGACCATTCTGGCTCCCAACGATATCCTCGCCAAGTTCGAGTCCGACGCGGAAACCGCGGTCGAAACGGTCGCCGCGGCGGTGCGGGACGCGGGACTCGACGTCGTGACACACGTCCGGAAAGAGATCCCGTCGCAGGGCCTCCTCGAGTACGTCGACGACCACGACATCGACCTCGTCGCGATGGGGACTCACGGTCGGACCGGGGTCGATCGGGTCCTCCTGGGGAGTACGACGGAACGGTTCGTCAGACGCGCGCCCGTCCCGGTCCTCGCGGTCGGCCCGGACGCCGACGGCGGTTCGAACTGA
- a CDS encoding CBS domain-containing protein, whose product MELPTPADLRQRRTDLGLTQSELAETADVSQPLIARIEGGDVDPRLSTLRRIVNALETAESDVIRAEDLMNEAVVSVSPDDPVSEAAQRMEEEAYSQLAVIQDGIPVGSISQSDLVHLDSEDRDEPIEQHMSESFPTVSKDATLDEISNLLEHYKAVMITEAGETVGIITEADVAARLS is encoded by the coding sequence ATGGAGCTTCCGACGCCCGCCGACCTGCGCCAACGGCGTACCGACCTCGGACTCACCCAGAGCGAACTCGCCGAGACGGCCGACGTCTCCCAGCCGCTGATCGCCCGCATCGAGGGCGGCGACGTCGATCCGCGGCTGTCGACGCTCCGGCGGATCGTCAACGCCCTCGAGACGGCCGAAAGCGACGTCATCCGTGCCGAAGACCTGATGAACGAGGCGGTCGTCAGCGTCTCCCCCGACGATCCGGTCAGCGAGGCTGCCCAGCGAATGGAAGAGGAGGCCTACTCCCAACTGGCGGTGATTCAGGACGGGATTCCGGTCGGCTCGATCAGTCAGAGCGACCTCGTTCACCTCGACTCCGAGGACCGAGACGAGCCGATCGAACAACACATGAGCGAGAGCTTCCCGACCGTCTCGAAGGACGCCACGCTGGACGAGATCAGCAACCTGCTCGAGCATTACAAGGCCGTGATGATCACCGAGGCCGGCGAGACCGTCGGGATCATCACCGAGGCCGACGTCGCCGCTCGCCTCTCCTGA
- a CDS encoding DUF555 domain-containing protein, translated as MGNYLVAMEAAWLVRDVEEIDDAIGVAVSEAGKRLNSEDMDYVEVEVGATGCPACGEPFDSAFIAADTALVGLALEMEVFNADGEEHASRIAKSEVGGALRDVPLSVVEVAEVPEDE; from the coding sequence ATGGGCAATTATCTCGTCGCGATGGAAGCGGCATGGCTCGTTCGTGACGTCGAGGAAATCGACGACGCGATCGGTGTCGCCGTCAGCGAAGCCGGGAAGCGACTCAACAGCGAAGACATGGACTACGTCGAAGTCGAGGTCGGCGCGACGGGCTGTCCCGCCTGTGGCGAACCTTTCGACTCGGCCTTTATCGCGGCCGACACCGCCCTCGTCGGGCTCGCGCTCGAGATGGAAGTGTTCAACGCCGACGGCGAGGAACACGCCTCCCGAATCGCGAAAAGCGAGGTCGGCGGCGCGCTGCGGGACGTGCCGCTGTCGGTCGTCGAGGTCGCCGAAGTCCCCGAAGACGAGTAG